The following DNA comes from Mycobacteroides immunogenum.
GCGGCAGAGCTCCTCGAGCTGCGGGATGAGCTTGCCACCGGGCGTGGCAGCGGCGGCGTCACGATCACCGAGGGTGAGTTCTCGATGGCGCAGTACTCCACATTCCTTGCCCAAAATGCGACGTCAATAGCCGACTTCCGCAATCATCAACGCGCGGCATACGCGGCCGAACGCGAAGCATGGAGCACTGCGGACGAATTCGCCCGGGTGTAGCAAGTGAGCGCCCCGAACCCCTCGTGCACGAATCCCGGGGCGTGTCACTTTGCTGTCCGAATTAATCATCCCACGGCTACCAGGGTCAATACACTTAGATACGCAGTCTTTTTGCGCAACCAAAGGTAATGACTTTGCCTAATGAATTTGGCGCCTTCATCAAGTCGGCGCGAGAGCGGCATGACATGACCCAGCTGGGTCTCGCGCATGCCACGGGTTTCAGCCTGAGGTGGATACAGGGTGTGGAATCGGGTGTACCGCCAAGCGCCCGTGGGCTGCGGTCGCTGGCGGAAGCACTACAGCTGTCACAGTGGGAAAGCGGATACTTGCATCTGCTCGTGCACAAGCCACCACCGGTCCCCATCATGAGCGCCCCTCCGGCAGATATCTCCGACTACCTCGAGTCCGTCAACCCGAACCCGGCAGCTTTTCTCACGCCGGCATGGACGATCATCAATGCCAATTCGGAGTTCCTGAGGCTCTTCAAGGGACTGTGGATTTCACCGAATTTTCTGTACTGGCATTACATCGGGCGCCGAACCCCCGAGATCGTGCTCGACTGGCAGTCCTCATCGGACTGGCTGATCGCGTGGCTCCGCCTGAACATGGCAATCACCCCAGACGATCCGGACCTCATCGAGTCGATCGAGAAGCTGTTGAAGATCGACACCTTCGTCCATCAATGGGAGAACAACGTGATCCCGCCGGATCCTTCCGCCTGTCAATGGACGGTGTACGACATCGACAACGCCACGACATTGAGCATCGACATGCGGGTCTGGCGGGCCGGGCTGTCCTCCGGCATCATGCTGCTCGGCGCTATACGGGCAGTAACTCCCGCATGAGTCCCCGTACCAGATCCAGGGTTTGGGGATCCTGCACGATGCTCAGCGCCTGAAACTGCCGCTCGACAGTGCCAAAACGTTTGGGGCCACCCAGGTTTTCGTAGACGTTGTGTCCGTGCGCGAGCGGTATGTAGAACTCGCTGCTGCCGTGGACAACCACCGCCGGGCAGGTAACGCCGCCCAGGTTCTCGGTGACGCCCGGACGGCCGAGCCAGGCATCTGCCATCACCTGCACCTGTTGCCAATCGGTGCCGCGCCATCTATCCATCAAATCCGCGGCGGCCTGCGATGATCCGGTCGCGGCCTGAGCGATGCGCGCAAACTCGGAAGCCTGCGGCCCGGACTCCTTCCATTGCGCTAAACCGACACTCAGCGAGGCGATCTCGCCAGGGTCGGTGGGGTATGCGGTCGCACCGATAAGCAGTAGACCCACCACCCGCTCCGGTTCCAGCAATGCCGCATGCATAGCGATGGTGGCACTGAGCAACTCACCGGCGAAGATGGCTCGCTCGATTCCCAGCGCCGACGCCAAAGCCAACGCGTCCTTGGCGCACTCGGTGAGCGCGAACGGCCTGCCATCGAACCTCGTGTCACCGTGGCACCGCTGGTCGAAGGCCACTACGCGGTAGCCATCTGCCGCAAGCACATTCGCCAGCGGGATCATGTGCACGGCGTCGAGGAACATCGGGTGAGACAGCAAGATCGGCGGTCCGTCACCGCCGCTGTCGGTGTAATGAAAGGACTGGCCGTTCACCGATACCGAAGGCATACGCCGACGCTACCGCCCGAGGGCATACCGTACGCACACAATCGGGCTGGGATCGGTGCGTGCGGTATGCCCTCGCACGGTGGGGTGGCTACTTGGCCTTGTACTCGTAGAACCCGGCGCCGGTCTTCTTGCCGAGACGCCCGGCCTCAACCATGCGGAGCAGCAGTGGCGGCGCCGCGTACAGCGGCTCCTTGTACTCGTCGTACATCGAGTCGGCGATGAGCTTCAGGGTGTCCAGGCCGACCAGATCGGATAGACGCAGCGGTCCCATCGGGTGCGACAGCCCCGCCACCACGGCCTTGTCGATATCTTCGACTGTGGCGAAACCGGATTCGGCCATCCGAATGGCGGCAAGTAGGTACGGCACCAGCAAGAAGTTGACCACGAAGCCTGAGCGGTCGGCGGCGCGCACAACCTGCTTGCCCAGCACCTCGCTCGCGAAGGTCTCGGTGCGCGCGGCCGCTTCTGGGGTGGTCACCAGCGTCGAGATCAGCTCGACGAGCGGCAGTACCGGTACCGGGTTGAAGAAGTGCAGGCCGAGCACCCGGCCCGGATTCTTAGTCGCCGCAGCGATTTTCATGATCGGGATGCTGGAGGTGTTCGACGCCAGCACCGCGTCGGGATCCGTGATCACCTCGTCGAGCTTGGCGAAAATCGAGGATTTGATGGCCTCATCCTCGATGACGGCCTCGATGACCAGCTGACGATCGGAGAAGTCGGCCAGATCGGTGGTGAACTTCAAGTTCGCGACGGCAGCATCGCGCTCACGCTCGGTGATCTTGCCGGCTGACACACCGCGATCCAGCGACTTGGTGATCCGGTCGCGCCCCGCGGTGGTGAGCGCCTCGGTAGTCTCGAACACCAGCACGTCGACACCGGCGCGTGCCGACACCTCGGCGATACCGGCGCCCATCTGCCCCGCGCCGATGACTCCTACGCGCGTGATTCCATCCGTCATCTTCGTGCAACTCCCTGAACATCGTTGTTAGTTTTGGTCGTATCTGATGGTCTTCGCGCAAGCGGCTCATCCATCCAGCACACAGGCCCCGCCCAACGGGATACGTGGGCGGGGCCTGTGCTGTCAACTCAGTGGGTCACACCGAGAGTCATTTCTTTCCGGCGAGTAGACGTAAAAGCTCGTGTCTCCCGGGTGTGTCGGGTGCATTTACGTCTACTCGGCAAGGGAACCAGCGGGCTTAGTGGAACTGGCCCTCTTCGGTCGAGCCCTTGAGCGCTGCGGTCGAGGTGTTCGGGTCGACCGTGGTGGCGATCTTGTCGAAGTAACCGGCGCCAACCTCGCGCTGGTGCTTGGTGGCGGTGTAACCACGGGCCTCGGAAGCGAACTCGCGCTCCTGCAGGTCGACGTAGGCCGTCATGCCCTCGCGGGCGTAGCCGTAGGCCAGATCGAACATCGAGTAGTTCAGGGCGTGGAAGCCGGCCAGGGTGATGAACTGGAACTTGAAGCCCATGGCACCCAGTTCCTTCTGGAACTTGGCGATGGTCGAGTCGTCCAGGTGCTGCTTCCAGTTGAAGGACGGGCTGCAGTTGTAGGACAGCAGCTGGTCCGGGAAGTCAGCCTTGACGGCCTCGGCGAACTTGCGGGCAACCTCGAGATCCGGCACACCGGTCTCCATCCAGATGAGGTCGGCGTAGGGAGCGTAGGCCTTGGCACGCGCGATACAGGGCTCGATGCCCTTCTGCACGTTGTAGAAGCCCTCGGAGGTGCGCTCGCCGGTGACGAACGGCTTGTCGCGCTCGTCCACATCGGAGGTGATGAGGGTGGCGGCCTCGGCGTCGGTGCGGGCGATGACGACCGTCGGGGTGTTGGCGACGTCCGCGGCCAGGCGAGCGGAGGTCAGGGTGCGGATGTGCTGCTGGGTGGGGATCAGCACCTTGCCACCGAGGTGGCCGCACTTCTTCTCCGAGGCCAGCTGGTCCTCCCAGTGGGTGCCGGCGGCACCCGCGGCGATCATGGCCTTCTGCAGCTCGTAGACGTTCAGCGCGCCACCGAAGCCGGCCTCACCGTCGGCGACGATCGGCACGAGCCAGTTGTCGACGCTGGTGTCACCCTCGACGCGAGCGATCTCGTCGGCGCGCAGCAGGGCGTTGTTGATGCGGCGAACCACGGCCGGCACCGAGTTGGCCGGGTACAGGCTCTGGTCCGGGTAGGTGTGGCCGGAGAGGTTGGCGTCACCGGCAACCTGCCAACCGGACAGGTAGATGGCCTTGAGGCCGGCGCGAACCTGCTGAACGGCCATGTTGCCGGTCAGGGCGCCCAGCGCGTTGATGTACGAGTCGTCACCCTTGGTGACGGCGTCCCACAAGATCTCGGCGCCGCGGGTGGCCAGGGTGTTGGCCTCGACGACGCTACCCTGCAGCTCCTCGACCTGGGCGGCGGTGTAGTCGCGGGTGATGCCCTTCCAGCGGGGGTTGGTGTCCCAGTCCTGCTGGATTTCGGCCGCTGTGCGCGGCTTGCCGACATTCGACATTGGTGCTCCTCTGTTACTTGCCCTGACGTTTGGCTGTCCGATTTTCTGCCACGGACAGATTGTTAACGCTCAGGCACGTTCACTGCGTTGACTGTTACGACGATGTCACAGACCATATGCGCAGGTCCACCCGTTCCCGCTGCCAATTTTCGCTAGGCATTGACAGTCTTTTGCGAACCTTGCGAAGCGGCTAATCGTACGCCCGTACTGTTGCTACCGGCCGGTAACCAACAATCCCCTGTTCAGAACGCTCATACTGTTAAACGACCGACACCGTGTCTAGTTATCGAGCGAAGATCGAGGCGAGGGCCTTCACTTCGTTGCCAACGACATATGTGAGCGTCGTTACACTGCGGCCGGAGACGCCTAACTCGGTTCCGTCCTCATAGACGTTCGTGATGATCTCGAGCTTGTCCCCCAGCGAAACCGCGGAGTCATGCTCAAGGCTTACCCGGAATGGCGCGGTCCGGCTCTCGGGCTCCCGGGAGAGGTGATCCTCCACGATGCTCCAGTACACGGAGTTGTTCATGTGATCGAACAGATCCATATCGGTATAGCGCACCGGGAACTCCCGGATATCTGTCGCGGTCTCGCGGCTCCCGGGCTTGTTATAGGGCTTCCACCGCAGCCGATCGACGTCGGTCGTCGACGCGACGGTGGCAAGGAAGTCGTCGTCGATGCGCGCCGGACCCTGCGTCTCGCGGCTGACGTGAAGCCAGAACGCCTCGGATTCGACGAGCCCGCCGTCCCGGCCGTCCAGTCGCACCCGCATCTGGCACCACCGATTGGAGGTTGCCGAACACCACCGGCGCAACCACAGTCCCTCCTTGAAATCGATCGGCTTGATGACGTCGATCATGGTGCGGCGCACGATCCACAACGGGTGGGTCTCCTCCGCCTCAACTCCGCGCAGGTGATCCTGGCCGATGTCCTGGATGTGCCGGGCAGCCCCGTCCAGCCGCAGCCGCCCACCGGAATCGACATCGGCCATCCGCACCGGCCACCGGCCCTCGTAGACGTGGGGATGCGCGTGGGGCACGGGCATCATGTCCTTGTCGAGGCCGGTGCTCGGTTCGGTGCTCACGCCCCGATCATCACATACCCACCGGCTACCCCACCTGACCGCTCATGCCGAAACGGCGGGGGGGGGCAAGCCCCCCCCACCCCCCCCCCCCCCCCCCCCCCCCCCCCCCCCCCCGGGCCAAGGGGGGGGGGGGGCCACCCCCCCCCCCCCCCGCCGCCGCCACTACAGCCGTCCGGCGGTGAAGTCCGACAACAGCTGCGGCACAGCCGAATCGAACCCGGACACATCCAACTGCCGCGGATCTGCCGGGTCCGCGATCGTGTTACGAGCGCCCGTCATCGCGACGACCACCAGACGGGTATCGAGCCCCATCCGCTGCCGATACTCGGCGAGCGCCTGGTGCGGATGAATGTCGCCGTACCAGGTCTCGTTATCTGTGTAGATGTGAATCGCGTCGAACTCCAGGCGGTTCTTCAGCGCCCACACCATCGGCAGCGCGCAGTCGGTGCCACCCATCGGCAGCGCGGCCGTGTACCGGCAGACATCGTCGAGCCGGCGCCGTGCAGTGATGTCGAGCCGCTGGACGGCCGGCTTGCGCCAATCCGCACCTGCGGTGAAACCGATTGCCTGATAATCGCTTTCGATGCTCGCGGACACCAGCGCCAGGGCCGCCGACGCCTCCCGGCAGCTCAGCGGCAGCCCCGAGATCCGGCAGTCCATCGACCCCGAGATGTCCAGTGCCAGCAGCACACGTCCACCGGACGGCTCGACCGCACCGTATGCGGCGTAGAACGCCGCGTCCAGCGCATCGATGATCCGGGGCTCCGGAGTCCAGGTGCTCGCACCGCGGTCCGAACGCCCCGAGGCATAGGTGCGTGCGGCCAGCAGGACGTTCACCGGGTGCACCCGGCCCTTACGCAGCCGGGCGCCATCCTGCAGCTGCGCGCCCACTGCCGCACCGGCAGAACCCGACAACAGACCCAGCCGGGTCAGGCGCGGCAGCTGACGCATGAGCGCCGTCTGCGGAACACCCTTGTCCAGCAAGGCCTCCCAAACCTCCGCGACGTTGAGCGCGGCATCGGGCAGCATCTCCCAGGACAGCCCGTTACCACGCCCGACGATCTGCGCCCATTGCCCGGGTGTGGTGGCCGACTGCGCGTCCAGGAAGTCCTGCACGACGGCGGGCAACTCGGCCGCGCCGGTGCCCCGGACCACGAACTCGAACAACGCCCGCCGATCGGCCGCCGTGGCCTTGGGGTGAGCCAAGCGCAACAGGTCGCGGTGCGTCCATCCATCCCGCTGCCGATACTTGACCACTTGGTAACCCAGTTGATCGACCGGCTTGTCCAGGTACCAGCTGCCGACCGACCGCCTCAGCGCCGGACCCCAGCCGCGGAACTGCTCGACATAGTTCGCGAACTGGAACAGGTGCGTCCCGGTACGCGCCACCCTGGGCAGGGCGGCGCATGCCGCGCGACGGCCGTCGACGTCCTCGCAGGACGCCGCGATGGCCAGCGCGAACAGTGCCGGGTTCGGCTTGGGCGCACAGCCCGCCTCGGAGATCTCGACGATCCGCCGCACCAGGCCGATCGGATCCGTTGCGGCAGCGCGGAAGACCACATCGGCGGCCTCACGAGTAAGCGCCTCCGCCGAGGTGTAGTACGTCCCGCCCGATGTCCCGAGAGTGAGAAACCGGTGCAGCTGGGCATCCTCGGCCGTGGCATACGTGTATCCGCCGGCCGAGTTGGCGATCTGCCGTCCATCGGCAGGCCGGGACTGCGGCGTGCGCCGCCTACTGATCCTGCGCAGTACATCCATCATGGTGTTCTCTCTCCTTCCTCGGGTGGGGTGCGGGCGTGTAGGTAGTCACCGGATCTTGATCAGTGGGAGTGATAACCGGCGACTTCCGGCTCGCACCGTCGACCAGCAGGTGATGTGGGCATGTGAAGTTGCCGACCGGATTCGGGATTCGAACCCAATAGCCAGTTGATAACCGGCCGACGTCCGGCCCACATCCCCCGCTGATCATGAAAATCGTTTGGCCGCTTGCACGTGGCGCGGGCCGGAATGGATCGGTTACCTCAGGAGCGGGAAGCCCGGGTTGGAATCCCGGCGGGTCATTCGCATGGGCCCGTGGTGTAGCTGCCAGAGCACGCCCGCCATCGTGTCGGTGCATGCGCACATGCCCGCGCCACAGTGCAATCGGTGCATGCGCACATGCCCGCGCCACAGTGCAAGCGGCCAAACGATTTTCATGATCAGCGGGGGATGTGGGCCGGACGTCGGCCGGTTATCAACTGGCTATTGGGTTCGAATCCCGAATCCGGTCGGCAACTTCACATGCCCACATCACCTGCTGGTCGACGGTGCGAGCCGGAAGTCGCCGGTTATCACTCCCACTGATCAAGATCCGGTGACTACCTACACGCCCGCACCCCACCCGAGGAAGGAGAGAGAACACCATGATGGATGTACTGCGCAGGATCAGTAGGCGGCGCACGCCGCAGTCCCGGCCTGCCGATGGACGGCAGATCGCCAACTCGGCCGGCGGATACACGTATGCCACGGCCGAGGATGCCCAGCTGCACCGGTTTCTCACTCTCGGGACATCGGGCGGGACGTACTACACCTCGGCGGAGGCGCTTACTCGTGAGGCCGCCGATGTGGTCTTCCGCGCTGCCGCAACGGATCCGATCGGCCTGGTGCGGCGGATCGTCGAGATCTCCGAGGCGGGCTGTGCGCCCAAGCCGAACCCGGCACTGTGGCGCGGGCATGTGCGCATGCACCGATTGCACTGTGGCGCGGGCATGTGCGCATGCACCGACACGATGGCGGGCGTGCTCTGGCAGCTACACCACGGGCCCATGCGAATGACCCGCCGGGATTCCAACCCGGGCTTCCCGCTCCTGAGGTAACCGATCCATTCCGGCCCGCGCCACCTGCAAGCATTCAGTTGTACGGGTGGCGCGAGCATGTGAGCTGCCGACCGAAGTCATTGCTCTACCAAGCTGAGCTACAGGATCCCTGAGACCCTGACGGGATTCGAACCCGCGACCTATGAATTAACAGTTAACCGATCCACATCCGGCCCGCACCACCCGTGTGCTGTTGTTCGTGAGAAACTGTACGGATATTTCGCCTACTGTCCAAGGGATTATTTGACTTCTTCGGCAAACTCCGCGCGCCCGCGGTCGGCCTGCTCGCGGAGGACCTCGCAACGATCGTCATTTACGTCGCCGTCAACTTGATCTATCGCGACCTGCTGATCACCTGACGGCCGATCCCGCACCGAAAGGCACATCACCGCCGCGACCACACATAGCCCGGCGGCCAGCCGGAAGGCCGTGTCGTAGTTGCCCTGTTGATCGCGTAGCCATCCCGCACCTGCCGCCGCCACCGCCGCTCCGAGCTGGTGCGAGGCGAACACCCACCCGAACACCACGGGTGTGTGCTCACCAAAGTAGACGCGGCACAACGCGATGGTCGGCGGCACGGTGGCCACCCAGTCCAATCCATAAAAAATGATGAACACCCAGGTGGACGGCTCCGCCCGGGGAGAAAGCAGCGCGGGCAACAACATCAGCGAGATACCGCGGCCAAAGTAGTAGATGCCCAACAGAATGCGAGCATCGACACGATCGGTGAGCCATCCCGAGAACACCGTCCCGGCCACGTCGAAGACACCGATGAGCGCGAGCAGGCCCGCCGCGATCGTGGCAGGCATGCCATGGTCATGCGCGGCCGGAATGAAATGGGTGCCGATCAGCCCGTTGGTGGTCATCCCGCAGATCGCAAAGCTTCCCGCCAACAGCCAAAACACCGGCCGCCGGGCGCCTATCGCCAGCCCCTGCCAGGCCGCACCGAATCCACCCGACAATGCCGCCGGCTCGTCAGCATCGGCACCGTAGGGGCCAACGCCCTTGTCCGCAGGCCGGTTTCGCATAAAAAGTGCGACAAGGGGCACCACGGCAAGCGCGGCTGCCGCAACGATCACCGATGCCCAGCGCCAGCCATAAGCACCGGTCACCACAGCCACCAAAGGCAAGAAGATGAGCTGCCCGGTGGCACTGGCGGCCGTCAAGACGCCGGTGACCAATCCACGCCGCGCGACGAACCACCTGGTCGCAACGGTCGCCACGAAACCCATCGAGATCGACCCGGTTCCCACGCCCACCAGCACACCCCAGAGCACCAATAGCTGCCACGAGGCCGTCATGAAGATCCCGAGGAAGGTGCCCACCGCGATGAGGGTGAGCGCTGCCGCCAGCACCGGACGTATCCCGAGTTTGTCCATCAACGCGGCGGCGAACGGGGCGGTGAGGCCGAACAAGGTCATGTTGACCGACATGGCCAACCCGATCGTCGCGTGCGACCACCCGAACTCGGCGTGCAGCGGGTCCATCAGAACACCGGGGACCGAACGGAATCCGGCGGCGGCCAGCACCGCGACGAAGGCGACCCCGGCGATGATCCAGGCGGGATGAAGGTGGCGGCGGGAAGTCCCGGGCAGATACTGCGTCACCCGCCAAGGCTGACCGATGCCGACGGCTCTCACAATTGGCATAAATGCCAATAGGTGTAAAGATCGTGCCATGGTGCACACCGTGGTGGTGCTGATGCTCGAGCCACTGATCGGTTTCGACGCGACCATCCCGTCGCTGATACTCGGCCAGGCCGGCGCGGAGCGTTATCGCGTCATCACCTGCGGGCTGACCGCGGCACCGGTTCAGACCACCTCGGGATACGCCATCACCCCGCAAGAGGGGCCGGCGGCGCTGGCCCTTGCGGACACCGTGATTGTTCCGGGTACTCAGTATCCGCCGTCGCGGGTTCGGGGTGAACTGGCCGAGGATCTACACGCCGCCTTCAACACCATCCGCCCCGGAACCCGCATGGTGTCCATCTGCACCGGGGCCTTCGTGCTGGGGGCCGCGGGCCTCCTCGACGGGCGCCGGGCGACCACACATTGGCATAAGGCCGGCGACTTCCGCGCACTGTATCCGCGTGTGCTGCTGGACGATACGGTTCTATTCGTCGATGACGGCAATGTTCTCACGTCCGCGGGTCTTGCCTCGGGAATCGACTTGTGCCTGCACATCGTTCGGCAGGATCACGGCACCGCGGCGGCCAACGATGTGGCCAGATACTGCCTGGTGCCGCCGTGGCGGGAGGGTGGACAGGCACAATTCATCGACCGCCCGCTGCCCGAATGCACCGGGGATTCAACGGCGCCCGCCCGCGATTGGGCGTTGGCAAATCTGACCGAGCCGTTGACGGTGCAGCAGCTGGCCGATCGTTCACGCATGAGCGTGCGGACCTTCAACCGCCGCTTCCGCGACGAGACCGGCCTCTCTCCGGGCGACTGGGTGCGGCAACAGCGCGTCGAATGTGCCAGGGCGCTGTTGGAGTCACACGATCTCGCGGTGGACGAGGTAGCACGCCGCTCCGGCCTCGGTTCGGCCGCGAATCTGCGGCATCACCTACGGCGCGGGTTCGGGATGAGCCCCACCCACTACCGGAAGACCTTCCGGGGCAGTTAGATCCGGCGGCTACACCACGCCCAGGCCGATGAGCAGCTGCCAAAGGCCGAGTACCGCAAAGATGACGAGCAGAATCTCCGAGCGCCGGGCCTCGGCCCATCTGTGCACCGGTTCCAGCACCGCCTGGGTTTTCGCCGGCGCGAGAACGTAGCTGAACAACGCGATCTCGAACAGAATCAATTCCACGAAGATGAACACCAGCACCGCGATGACCTGTGTGCCCATCGCGGCCCCCGAACCGACCACAAGCGTATCGACCAAGAGCACCAGCGGCGGCGGCGGCATGTACCCGATGCCGAGTACCAGTGCGACCCAGAGTGATCCGTTCTCCCACGCATTCTTTCCCCGGCCCAGAAGCCGTTGAATCCTGCCGCCGAGATCCTTGATCACACGCCGGATGGGACCGGCGGGCCGCGATGCGGCAGAGGGCTCTTCGTCCTCCAGCACCAGCACCGATGCCTCGCCACCGCTACCGCTCGCGACAGGCTGCGGCTCACGCTTACGTGCCCGCAGCCGCACCGCGATCCATACCGCGACCGCCAGCGCGAGCACGCCCGTGCCGAATTGCAACGGCTTGACCGAGCTGCCCGGGTCGGCCGTCGTCAGGTTCTTGGCGAACGACGCGAAGCTGGGCACCAGATGCAGCGCGAACAGCGAGATCACGAAGGCGGGCACGTTCACGATCAGCGCACCCACCCAGAACGCGAGCAGGTTCTGCACCGGCCGGGGCCGGGAAATCACCACCAGGACCAGGCCCAGCAGCATCGGGTTGAGCGACACCATAAATGCCAGCCCTAAAAGCTCGCCCCACATATCCGCGGCCCTATCCCATTCGTTCCAGCTCGACGAGCATGACTCAGAGGTATCCGAGCAGTTGCAGGTCCGTGGCGTATTTGGCGATGATCGGCGCAGATACCTGCGGGATGTCGTGGTCGGCACCGATCTTCGCCTGCCGTACCGCGGCGTGGAACCGATCGGCAGGCGCCATGGGTCCAGTGGACGGCTCCGGAGGCTTTCCGTCCCAGCCGTGCTGCTGCAGTATCCGCAGCATCTGGAGTACCGAGCCCTGGCGCTGCCGATCGGGCAAGGCAAGCAGCCCGGCCTCGAATCGAGCAACCCACTCGCCGAAGTCGCTGATGCGCTCGATCGGGTGACCGGCCTGGATCAGCCAGTCGACGTACTGATCGATACCGATGCCATCGTCATGCGGGTTCATCACGTGATACGTCTCGAATCCCGCAGGAGAATGCGCGGATTCACCCTGACCCACCGTGCCGCCACCCAGCGTGGTGATGGCCTCCGCGACGAACTCCACAGGGAGCCCGTCGAAATGGGCACGCTGTCGATTGCCGTCGGCGTCCAGCTCGTAGACGGAATGAGGCGCCACGCCAGTGGCCAGAATGCTCAGCACCATTCGGCTTACCGTGTCGGAGGCGTTCAGCTGCCCCGCATGGCTGGTATCGACCATGATCATGCCCGAGCGGAACACCGCCACCGGCAGCCCGAAGTGGTCGTGCGCCTCGCGCAGCAGCACCTCGCCCGCCCACTTGCTGTTGGCGTAACCGTTGGCATAACTGCCATCGGAAGGCCTGGTAGCACTGATGATCCGGATGTCGGCGTCCTCCAGGAACACCGACTTCTCGATCTCCCGGCCCACATCCGCGGTGGAGACATAGGTGTACGGCTTGAGTTTGGCGGTCAGCGCGAACCGGATCAGTTCAGCTGTACCCACCACATTCGGGCCGAACAACTCGTTGTACGGCAGCACGCTGTTGACCATCGCCGCGGAATCGACGATCAGATCCACGGATTCGGCCAGCCGCTGCCAGGTGTCGTGGTCCAGGCCCATGTTCGGCTCGGCCTTGTCACCGGCGATCACCTGCAGACGTCCGTCGGCCAGGTTCTCGTAGTAGTGCAGCAGTTCCTCGTCACCGCTGTCGAACGTCTTGTCCAGACGAGCGCGGGCTTCTTCATCGGAAGCGGCTCGCACCAGGCAGACCAGGGTGCCGTCCACCTCCTCCAATTCTTTGAGCCACTGCAGCACCAGATACCGGCCCAGGAAACCGGTCGCCCCGGTCAGCAGCACCGTCCGCGCCGCCGTGCTCGAAAGCGATTCGACCGGAGCGGTATTCAGTGCCGAAACGTCGAAGAACTTATCCAGCGTGAGATCACTGGCCCGTACCTCGGTGGCACCGGCCCCGTGCACAGTCGCGTAGCTGGGCCCGGTGGTTCCGGAAGCACGCATGGTGTCCAGGTGCACGCTCAGGCCGCGGGCCGTCGGAGACTCGAACATGGTGCGTACCGAGAGTTCGGTGTCCAGTGCGGTGTTGACGGCCGCGACAACCCGCATGGCCGAGATCGAGTCACCACCCAGATCGAAGAACGAGTCGTCGGTACCCACCCGCTCGATGCCGAGCACCTGGGCATAAATGCCGACGACTGTCTCTTCGGTCGCGGTGACCGGGGCACGGTAGTGCGCGGCGGCCTCGTACTCGGGTACGGGCAGCGCCCGACGGTCCAGCTTGCCGTTGACCGTCAACGGCAGCGCCTCGAGCTTCACCACCGCTGCCGGCACCATGTAGGTAGGCAGCTTCTTGGCCAGCGCACCGCGCAGCTCGGCCGGATCAATGCTCCCGGCAACAGCTTCGGTGACGTAGCCGACAAGGCGCTTGTCGCCGGGACGATCCTCCCGCACGACCATCACCGCCTGATCGACCCCGTCCAGCTCTGCCAGCGCCGCCTGAATCTCGCCAAGCTCGATACGGAAACCACGAATCTTGACCTGCTCATCGGCGCGGCCCAAGTACTCCAGGTGCCCGTCCGCGCCTAACCGCACCAGGTCACCGGTGCGGTACATGCGCGCGCCGGGCTCCCCGAACGGGCATGCCACGAACCGCGAGGCGGTCAGCCCGGAACGGTTCACGTAGCCCACGCCCACGCCGTGCCCGGCCACATACAGCTCC
Coding sequences within:
- a CDS encoding TROVE domain-containing protein — translated: MMDVLRRISRRRTPQSRPADGRQIANSAGGYTYATAEDAQLHRFLTLGTSGGTYYTSAEALTREAADVVFRAAATDPIGLVRRIVEISEAGCAPKPNPALWRGHVRMHRLHCGAGMCACTDTMAGVLWQLHHGPMRMTRRDSNPGFPLLR
- a CDS encoding MFS transporter; translation: MPIVRAVGIGQPWRVTQYLPGTSRRHLHPAWIIAGVAFVAVLAAAGFRSVPGVLMDPLHAEFGWSHATIGLAMSVNMTLFGLTAPFAAALMDKLGIRPVLAAALTLIAVGTFLGIFMTASWQLLVLWGVLVGVGTGSISMGFVATVATRWFVARRGLVTGVLTAASATGQLIFLPLVAVVTGAYGWRWASVIVAAAALAVVPLVALFMRNRPADKGVGPYGADADEPAALSGGFGAAWQGLAIGARRPVFWLLAGSFAICGMTTNGLIGTHFIPAAHDHGMPATIAAGLLALIGVFDVAGTVFSGWLTDRVDARILLGIYYFGRGISLMLLPALLSPRAEPSTWVFIIFYGLDWVATVPPTIALCRVYFGEHTPVVFGWVFASHQLGAAVAAAGAGWLRDQQGNYDTAFRLAAGLCVVAAVMCLSVRDRPSGDQQVAIDQVDGDVNDDRCEVLREQADRGRAEFAEEVK
- a CDS encoding GlxA family transcriptional regulator, with amino-acid sequence MVHTVVVLMLEPLIGFDATIPSLILGQAGAERYRVITCGLTAAPVQTTSGYAITPQEGPAALALADTVIVPGTQYPPSRVRGELAEDLHAAFNTIRPGTRMVSICTGAFVLGAAGLLDGRRATTHWHKAGDFRALYPRVLLDDTVLFVDDGNVLTSAGLASGIDLCLHIVRQDHGTAAANDVARYCLVPPWREGGQAQFIDRPLPECTGDSTAPARDWALANLTEPLTVQQLADRSRMSVRTFNRRFRDETGLSPGDWVRQQRVECARALLESHDLAVDEVARRSGLGSAANLRHHLRRGFGMSPTHYRKTFRGS
- a CDS encoding GAP family protein, with protein sequence MWGELLGLAFMVSLNPMLLGLVLVVISRPRPVQNLLAFWVGALIVNVPAFVISLFALHLVPSFASFAKNLTTADPGSSVKPLQFGTGVLALAVAVWIAVRLRARKREPQPVASGSGGEASVLVLEDEEPSAASRPAGPIRRVIKDLGGRIQRLLGRGKNAWENGSLWVALVLGIGYMPPPPLVLLVDTLVVGSGAAMGTQVIAVLVFIFVELILFEIALFSYVLAPAKTQAVLEPVHRWAEARRSEILLVIFAVLGLWQLLIGLGVV